Proteins encoded within one genomic window of Methanosarcina barkeri str. Wiesmoor:
- the glmS gene encoding glutamine--fructose-6-phosphate transaminase (isomerizing) — MCGIVGYAGENSAASVIIESLKKLEYRGYDSAGISILGSGIDTYKSVGKIVNLEATIPDGISGNIGIGHTRWATHGRPSTINAHPHTSGNPCKISVVHNGIIENYMALKEQLTAEGYEFKSETDTEVIAHLLHKHIYGKPDGREAKCELLTGLREALKEIEGSYALAVICADEQGKLIVARKDSPLVIGLGKRENFAASDVTAFLNYTRDVIFVNDFETAVLTPTSVEIFDREGKVREKKIEKIEWDFEAAEKAGYEHFMLKEIHEQVSAIHNTLAGKVSELEGTIDLKELNMTDEEIRKLSRVQILACGTSWHAGLLGKYLFEQLAGIHCDIDICSEYRYRSPVISDGTLAIAITQSGETADTLAAVREIMSYNCPTLAITNVVGSTITREANSVLYTRAGPEIGVAATKTFSTQITLLYLLAVKFALSRGKLSPDYVKGFITGLRKIPGQIQQILNQKEAVKECAENFAHEENYFFLGRHLNYPIALEGALKLKEISYLHAEGFAAGELKHGPIALLEKGTPVVTIATRGQTYEKVLSNIKEVKARDATVIAVADNKDTEIGKYADVVLTIPQSSELLSPLLSVVVLQLLAYYTALARGCSIDKPRNLAKSVTVE, encoded by the coding sequence ATGTGTGGAATTGTAGGATATGCAGGGGAAAACTCTGCTGCATCTGTCATCATAGAGTCTCTCAAAAAACTCGAGTACCGTGGATACGATTCTGCTGGGATTTCAATTCTGGGCAGCGGAATCGATACTTATAAGTCAGTAGGTAAAATTGTAAACCTTGAAGCCACAATCCCAGATGGAATAAGTGGTAACATTGGAATAGGGCACACCCGCTGGGCAACCCACGGAAGACCCAGCACAATAAATGCTCATCCGCATACCTCCGGAAACCCATGTAAAATCTCGGTTGTGCATAACGGAATCATAGAGAACTACATGGCATTGAAGGAACAACTGACTGCAGAAGGATATGAATTTAAATCGGAAACCGATACCGAAGTGATCGCCCACCTTCTGCATAAACACATATACGGCAAACCCGATGGAAGAGAAGCAAAATGCGAACTTCTTACAGGACTGCGGGAAGCGCTAAAAGAGATAGAGGGTTCTTATGCCCTTGCAGTTATCTGTGCTGACGAACAGGGAAAACTCATAGTTGCCCGGAAAGACAGCCCACTTGTTATAGGACTCGGCAAAAGAGAGAACTTTGCCGCATCGGATGTAACTGCTTTTTTGAATTATACGAGGGATGTAATTTTCGTAAATGACTTTGAAACCGCAGTCCTGACTCCTACCAGTGTAGAGATCTTTGACAGAGAAGGAAAAGTCCGCGAAAAGAAGATAGAAAAGATCGAGTGGGACTTTGAAGCTGCTGAAAAGGCCGGTTACGAACATTTCATGCTCAAGGAAATTCACGAGCAGGTGAGTGCGATTCACAATACACTTGCAGGCAAGGTCTCGGAACTTGAAGGAACAATAGATCTCAAAGAACTTAATATGACCGATGAAGAGATAAGAAAACTTTCAAGGGTCCAGATTCTGGCATGTGGAACCTCCTGGCACGCAGGGCTACTTGGGAAATACCTTTTTGAGCAGCTTGCCGGAATTCATTGCGATATAGACATTTGCTCGGAGTACAGGTACAGAAGCCCGGTTATAAGTGATGGAACTCTTGCCATCGCAATCACCCAATCCGGGGAGACTGCAGATACTCTCGCGGCCGTCAGGGAAATAATGTCCTACAACTGCCCTACGCTTGCAATTACAAACGTTGTAGGAAGCACCATTACAAGAGAAGCTAACAGTGTGCTATATACCAGAGCAGGACCTGAGATTGGAGTTGCTGCGACCAAAACCTTCAGCACCCAGATTACACTTCTTTATCTGCTTGCTGTCAAGTTCGCCCTGTCAAGAGGTAAGCTAAGTCCTGATTATGTTAAAGGATTCATTACAGGTCTAAGAAAAATACCAGGCCAGATTCAGCAGATTCTCAACCAGAAAGAAGCAGTAAAGGAATGTGCAGAGAATTTTGCTCATGAAGAGAACTACTTCTTCCTCGGCAGGCACCTTAACTATCCGATTGCCCTTGAAGGAGCTCTCAAATTAAAAGAAATCTCATATTTGCATGCTGAAGGTTTTGCCGCAGGCGAACTTAAACATGGACCAATTGCGCTGCTTGAGAAAGGAACGCCTGTAGTTACCATCGCAACAAGAGGGCAGACTTACGAGAAGGTGCTGAGCAATATAAAGGAAGTAAAAGCCAGGGATGCGACGGTTATCGCAGTTGCTGATAACAAAGACACCGAGATCGGAAAATATGCGGATGTTGTCCTTACAATTCCCCAAAGTAGCGAACTGCTTTCTCCGCTGCTCAGTGTTGTAGTCCTCCAGCTGCTTGCTTATTATACTGCTCTTGCTCGGGGATGCTCTATTGACAAGCCACGTAATCTTGCAAAAAGTGTCACAGTTGAATAA
- the glmM gene encoding phosphoglucosamine mutase, producing MKLFGSSGIRGIANKEITPELALNVGLVLGSRKKTAVIGRDPRVSAPMIEHALIAGMTATGCAVTEIGLVSTPTLAYAAREYECGVMVTASHNPSEYVGIKLWNPDGMAFDSAQQEEIEKAIEDADFSLVPWNLIGKFEEDGNAIRAHMNMIKKLVGSSSLKVVLDCGCGAGGTITPYLLQELGCEVITLNAQPDGHFPARNPEPNDENLTMLKKAVVDFGADLGIAHDGDADRMMAVDEKGNFVSGDEMLAIFGLYECSGKKGTVVVPVDTSMMVGDSLQGSEIVRTRVGDVYVAEGIKQSGAIYGGEPSGSWIFPKISYCPDGIYAAAKLVEIVKEKKLSELREELPRYATKRGALPCANDKKAEFMEKVKAKLEPLGKVLDIDGIRVEMDNGWVLVRPSGTEAKVRITAEARENVDEIFDMAEKIAKEALK from the coding sequence ATGAAACTCTTCGGATCTTCAGGAATAAGAGGGATAGCAAACAAAGAAATTACGCCCGAACTTGCACTTAATGTAGGGCTTGTACTGGGAAGCCGGAAAAAAACTGCGGTTATCGGGAGGGACCCAAGAGTTTCGGCCCCTATGATCGAGCATGCCCTGATTGCGGGAATGACTGCCACAGGCTGTGCTGTTACAGAAATAGGCCTTGTATCTACCCCAACCCTGGCATATGCAGCCAGAGAATACGAATGCGGTGTAATGGTTACAGCCTCCCACAACCCCTCAGAGTATGTAGGGATCAAACTCTGGAACCCTGATGGCATGGCCTTTGACTCGGCGCAGCAGGAAGAGATAGAAAAAGCGATTGAAGATGCAGACTTTTCCCTGGTTCCCTGGAACCTGATAGGCAAGTTCGAAGAAGACGGAAATGCTATCCGAGCCCATATGAATATGATCAAAAAGCTTGTAGGAAGTTCCAGTCTAAAAGTCGTACTGGACTGCGGATGTGGAGCAGGAGGGACAATTACCCCATATCTCCTTCAGGAGCTTGGTTGTGAGGTAATAACCCTGAACGCTCAGCCTGATGGCCATTTTCCTGCGAGAAACCCTGAGCCAAACGATGAAAACCTTACCATGCTCAAAAAAGCTGTTGTGGATTTCGGAGCCGATCTTGGAATCGCACACGACGGTGATGCGGACCGGATGATGGCCGTAGACGAGAAAGGCAATTTTGTATCAGGAGATGAAATGCTTGCAATTTTCGGGCTATACGAGTGCAGTGGTAAGAAAGGAACAGTCGTCGTGCCTGTGGACACTTCAATGATGGTTGGCGATTCTCTTCAAGGTTCAGAGATTGTGAGGACAAGAGTCGGGGACGTTTACGTCGCAGAGGGCATAAAACAGAGTGGTGCTATCTATGGAGGCGAGCCATCAGGAAGCTGGATTTTCCCGAAGATTTCCTACTGTCCGGATGGGATTTATGCAGCCGCAAAACTTGTTGAGATTGTCAAGGAAAAAAAGTTAAGCGAGCTTCGCGAAGAGCTTCCCAGGTACGCCACAAAAAGAGGAGCTCTCCCCTGTGCAAATGACAAAAAGGCAGAGTTTATGGAAAAAGTTAAGGCTAAACTCGAGCCCCTGGGAAAAGTCCTTGATATAGACGGTATTCGCGTGGAAATGGACAATGGATGGGTACTTGTCCGCCCCTCAGGGACGGAAGCAAAAGTTAGAATCACAGCTGAAGCCCGAGAAAACGTTGATGAGATTTTCGATATGGCTGAAAAGATAGCAAAGGAGGCACTCAAATGA
- the glmU gene encoding bifunctional sugar-1-phosphate nucleotidylyltransferase/acetyltransferase, translated as MKAVVLVAGKGTRMEPLTSGCPKVMLQVANKPILEHILNSAIEAGIEGFVFITGYLEKQIKEYFGDGNKWGVSIEYVQQKEQLGTANAIGCAKGYVDGTFLVLNGDMLIEQEDLKALVSRTEEAVICVKEVENPADFGVLETENNRVVRIIEKPKNPPTNLANAGIYLFRESIFDFIDRTKASVRNEFEITDSIQMLIDSGTAVGYSPLEGRWIDIGYPWDLLKANEYLLKGLKSSCEGTVEPNATIKGEVVIGKGTIIRNGSYIEGPVVIGENCDIGPNCFIRPSTAIGNHIRVGNAVEIKNTIVMEDTHVGHLSYVGDSIIGHHCNFGAGTKVANLRHDGKNIKVMIKSRILDTGRRKLGVIMGDDVHTGINTSINIGTIMEKGRYTYPGEIVKH; from the coding sequence ATGAAAGCGGTTGTCCTTGTAGCAGGCAAAGGCACAAGGATGGAACCTCTAACTTCCGGCTGTCCTAAAGTTATGCTCCAGGTTGCAAATAAACCCATCCTCGAACATATACTTAATTCAGCCATCGAAGCAGGCATCGAAGGCTTTGTCTTCATTACCGGTTATCTCGAAAAGCAGATAAAAGAGTACTTCGGGGACGGAAACAAATGGGGAGTAAGCATAGAGTATGTACAGCAAAAGGAGCAGCTAGGGACTGCAAATGCGATAGGCTGTGCAAAAGGCTATGTTGATGGGACTTTCCTTGTACTTAACGGGGATATGCTCATAGAGCAGGAGGACTTAAAAGCCCTGGTCTCAAGGACAGAAGAAGCTGTCATCTGTGTAAAAGAGGTGGAAAACCCGGCGGATTTCGGAGTGCTTGAAACCGAGAATAATAGAGTTGTCAGGATAATAGAAAAACCTAAAAATCCCCCTACTAACCTTGCAAATGCCGGGATATATCTTTTCAGGGAATCTATTTTTGACTTTATTGACAGAACCAAGGCCTCAGTGAGAAATGAGTTCGAGATTACGGACTCCATCCAGATGCTGATTGATAGTGGAACAGCCGTGGGTTACAGCCCTCTCGAAGGTAGATGGATAGATATAGGGTATCCCTGGGACCTCTTGAAAGCAAACGAATACCTTCTGAAAGGCCTTAAGAGCAGCTGTGAAGGTACTGTAGAGCCGAATGCTACCATAAAAGGAGAGGTTGTAATCGGAAAAGGCACTATTATCAGGAACGGTTCTTATATCGAAGGCCCAGTAGTGATAGGAGAGAATTGCGATATCGGGCCTAATTGTTTTATCCGCCCTTCCACTGCAATCGGGAACCATATTAGGGTAGGAAATGCTGTGGAGATAAAAAATACGATTGTCATGGAAGATACTCATGTGGGACATCTGAGTTATGTTGGGGACAGCATTATTGGGCACCACTGCAACTTTGGAGCGGGTACGAAAGTTGCAAACCTCCGCCATGATGGGAAAAACATAAAAGTAATGATAAAAAGCAGGATTCTTGACACGGGCAGGAGAAAACTCGGAGTGATTATGGGAGATGACGTGCATACCGGTATCAACACAAGCATAAATATCGGTACGATAATGGAAAAAGGAAGATATACATATCCTGGAGAGATTGTCAAACATTAA
- a CDS encoding right-handed parallel beta-helix repeat-containing protein produces the protein MVGFFLLASVPTTLCATSSSIVYVAGDGTGKYNCDGKDDQVQINQALKLVANNPTKYTTVHLKGPFTYVIDDTILIGSNTILEGDSSAVIKLANNAGWVAMKPLIKQMSSSGNSNIVVRGFEINGNRNGNSKVSLGDGYYNMMYFTKCNNVKIYNMCMHDGHGDGLRIKYGKNIKFYKNRIYKLGHDGLFTIQCKNVKAWKNRISCRTNSGLRIWNSNHVKIYGNIIDSFYHWSAGGPGIQIEKGGTGTGLMTDISIYDNIIHNTYGPGIWIFNYDTNPATKNYGKNVLIHNNVFYSTGTNPSITWVGGIVISGFRNTYIENNVFDGIYHVAIANLYPENYHPSYTASVYATIARNNIIVNTLKRKKSPSGTGYGVINYLASKNHKIYLQYNCFYKNAVGNYKSCTSLKDIRVNPLFASQTKHDYHLKSTTGRWNGKRWVKDTVISPCIDTGHPSWSYSNEPKPNGKRINMGTYGNTKYASKSKS, from the coding sequence TTGGTAGGTTTCTTCCTTCTTGCAAGTGTTCCTACAACTTTATGCGCAACTAGCTCATCAATAGTATACGTTGCTGGAGATGGCACTGGAAAATATAATTGTGATGGAAAAGATGATCAAGTGCAGATCAATCAAGCCCTGAAGCTTGTGGCAAACAATCCTACAAAATATACTACTGTACACCTCAAAGGACCTTTTACATACGTTATTGACGATACTATTTTAATCGGTAGTAATACTATTCTTGAAGGAGATTCGAGTGCTGTGATCAAACTTGCTAACAATGCAGGTTGGGTTGCAATGAAACCCTTGATCAAGCAGATGAGTAGTTCTGGAAATAGTAATATTGTAGTAAGAGGTTTCGAGATTAATGGAAACCGTAACGGTAATTCCAAAGTTTCTTTGGGTGACGGATACTATAATATGATGTACTTCACGAAATGCAACAACGTGAAAATATACAATATGTGTATGCATGACGGTCACGGGGATGGGCTGAGGATAAAATATGGAAAAAATATTAAATTTTATAAAAACAGGATATACAAGCTCGGGCATGATGGTCTTTTTACAATTCAGTGTAAGAACGTAAAGGCCTGGAAAAACAGGATAAGCTGCAGGACTAACAGCGGTCTTAGAATCTGGAACTCAAACCATGTAAAAATCTACGGTAATATAATTGATTCTTTCTACCACTGGAGTGCAGGCGGGCCAGGCATTCAGATCGAAAAAGGAGGGACTGGTACGGGTCTTATGACTGATATTAGTATCTACGATAATATTATCCATAACACCTATGGTCCTGGAATCTGGATTTTCAATTATGATACCAATCCTGCTACTAAAAATTATGGAAAAAATGTTCTTATTCACAATAATGTCTTTTACAGCACAGGCACCAATCCTAGCATTACCTGGGTTGGCGGTATTGTAATTAGTGGATTCCGCAACACTTATATTGAAAACAATGTCTTTGATGGCATATATCATGTGGCTATTGCCAATTTATATCCAGAAAATTATCACCCAAGTTACACGGCATCTGTATATGCAACAATTGCCCGCAACAATATAATCGTAAACACCCTGAAACGTAAAAAGAGTCCAAGTGGAACAGGGTATGGTGTGATAAATTATCTCGCCAGTAAAAACCATAAAATATATCTGCAATATAACTGCTTCTACAAAAACGCAGTAGGAAATTATAAAAGTTGCACTTCGTTAAAGGACATCCGTGTAAATCCACTATTTGCGAGCCAGACGAAACATGATTACCATCTAAAATCAACAACTGGAAGATGGAATGGAAAAAGATGGGTTAAAGACACAGTAATCTCTCCCTGTATTGACACCGGACATCCGTCTTGGAGCTATTCTAATGAACCGAAACCCAACGGAAAAAGGATTAACATGGGCACGTACGGAAATACAAAATATGCATCAAAATCAAAGAGTTAA
- a CDS encoding YqaA family protein has protein sequence MLEALSSFITDYGYLNLFVLSFLASTVLPLGSEALVVALIYQGFNPFAVVLVATSGNYLGSCTTYYLGLKGRPVLEKFLSPSPEKLEKSEKLFKKYGLYTLLFTWVPGIGDAITMVAGLMQLSFRYFSILVFLGKFGRYFAIAYITVLFSN, from the coding sequence ATGCTTGAAGCTTTGAGTTCCTTTATTACCGACTACGGTTACCTGAACCTCTTTGTCCTGAGCTTCCTGGCTTCCACGGTTTTGCCGTTAGGATCGGAAGCGCTGGTAGTAGCTCTCATTTATCAGGGCTTTAATCCTTTTGCTGTTGTTTTGGTAGCGACTTCAGGCAATTATCTCGGATCGTGCACAACGTACTATCTCGGGCTTAAAGGGCGTCCGGTACTTGAGAAGTTCCTTTCTCCTTCTCCTGAGAAGCTTGAGAAAAGTGAAAAGCTCTTTAAAAAATATGGTCTTTACACCCTTCTTTTTACCTGGGTGCCAGGTATCGGAGACGCGATTACCATGGTTGCAGGACTTATGCAGCTTTCTTTCCGATATTTTTCTATTCTGGTTTTTCTTGGGAAATTCGGGCGTTATTTTGCTATTGCTTATATAACAGTTCTTTTTAGCAATTGA
- a CDS encoding S-layer protein domain-containing protein: protein MGIKNYIKILCLFLAFGLLCLSVAAQASDSTGNRIWDENANESLTYTWTPQTYSGFYYDLDTGEGSENLTVQLSKGSRTINKRNLQYETVPIQTDFEYGKWGSYDVIGFMAERYFAGYTTNSSFANKEISVISDGQLSKVLIDTDDRKSLYTGSSLVLDEGYSLNMVEVDINGNTVWVQLEKDGKIVDEAFLSSNSDYVYKADIGDTEDVPIIAVHFAQIFSGSETNAVFVEGIFQISDQYVKVQNGDEFGEMEVSSTSSSGIKMRNSDSISLSKGDTIDIMGKLSFVVADSNELRFAPIVETSEPGTYELRGTVHDDKFDTMVWTPFNFEGFYYNIDENISTESLAIENLDGRTIDDESLVYSTRPENVKFEHEGWGSYEVIGFMAEKYFAGYPENTLGNSKGISVLSDRVLSKVLIDDDDKKSLFTGSSLVLENGYSLKAAEVDVNGKNVLFELYKNGKLLDSGIVSQGGDYIYEADIGGAENVPMIAVHISTVFRSTETDAVFVEGIFQISDDFLEISGGDSFGEMKITSISDSGITMKNEDSISLSKGDVVDLMGNVKFRVADASVLRFYPFVETETEAGDQLDIEIPDALVVGKPTEILVTARNVLVVGAEVSVGNKSIGTTGDSGNLTFTPSNEGSFTVTASREGYVSGTKKVDVLAQGVLKLLVSVSPETVREGDQIDIKVTDSEENKPVSGADVFFGGQIIDAQTDEKGITSYMVTAPGTYVVNATKTGYEDGETQVEVAEKAATQFTFSDLTIQPASVEAGTAVNIRVNAMNNGDVTGESTVELLVNNESVDSENVTLNPGENKSIEFSHTEDTPGTYTVEVGGLSESYEVTKKAPFFSGMATLGILSIAFVILRKRRN, encoded by the coding sequence TTGGGGATTAAAAACTATATCAAGATTTTATGCTTATTTCTGGCATTTGGGTTGCTTTGTCTAAGTGTAGCTGCTCAGGCTTCAGATTCGACAGGCAATCGCATCTGGGATGAAAATGCAAATGAGAGCCTTACCTACACATGGACGCCTCAGACTTACTCGGGCTTTTATTATGATCTGGATACCGGAGAAGGTTCTGAAAATCTGACAGTCCAGCTAAGTAAGGGCAGCCGGACAATTAATAAGAGAAATCTGCAGTACGAAACAGTACCCATACAGACCGACTTTGAGTATGGAAAGTGGGGATCTTATGATGTCATAGGGTTTATGGCAGAGCGCTATTTTGCAGGGTACACCACAAACTCAAGCTTTGCAAATAAAGAAATTAGCGTTATCTCGGACGGACAGCTTTCAAAAGTCCTGATAGACACCGATGATAGGAAATCCCTGTACACTGGTTCCTCTCTTGTTCTTGACGAAGGATACTCTCTGAACATGGTTGAGGTTGATATTAACGGAAATACCGTCTGGGTACAGCTTGAAAAGGACGGCAAGATAGTCGACGAAGCTTTCCTATCCTCCAATAGCGACTATGTATACAAAGCCGACATCGGGGATACTGAAGATGTGCCCATAATTGCAGTCCATTTTGCCCAGATCTTCAGCGGCAGCGAAACCAATGCGGTTTTCGTGGAAGGAATTTTCCAGATCTCAGACCAGTACGTGAAAGTCCAGAATGGTGATGAATTTGGGGAAATGGAGGTAAGTTCCACCTCAAGTTCAGGCATAAAAATGAGAAACAGCGACTCAATCTCGCTTAGCAAGGGCGATACTATTGACATCATGGGTAAGCTGAGTTTTGTTGTGGCTGATTCCAATGAACTTCGTTTTGCACCAATAGTTGAAACCTCCGAGCCCGGAACCTATGAATTAAGAGGAACGGTACACGATGATAAGTTTGATACTATGGTCTGGACGCCTTTTAACTTCGAAGGTTTCTATTATAACATCGACGAAAATATTTCCACTGAAAGCCTTGCTATTGAAAATCTCGATGGCAGGACAATTGATGATGAATCCCTCGTCTATTCTACAAGGCCTGAAAATGTCAAATTTGAACATGAGGGCTGGGGAAGTTATGAAGTTATCGGCTTCATGGCAGAGAAATATTTTGCAGGATATCCTGAAAACACTCTTGGCAATTCAAAGGGCATAAGTGTGTTGTCGGACCGTGTTCTTTCAAAAGTTCTGATTGATGACGATGACAAAAAATCCCTGTTCACTGGTTCTTCTTTAGTCCTGGAGAACGGCTACTCCCTTAAGGCAGCTGAGGTTGATGTTAATGGGAAAAACGTACTCTTTGAGCTTTACAAGAATGGAAAACTCTTAGATTCGGGAATAGTTTCCCAGGGCGGGGACTATATTTATGAAGCCGATATAGGTGGGGCTGAAAATGTTCCGATGATTGCGGTCCATATAAGTACGGTCTTCCGTTCCACAGAAACAGATGCCGTGTTTGTGGAGGGAATCTTCCAGATTTCGGATGATTTCCTGGAAATTTCTGGGGGAGATTCTTTCGGTGAAATGAAAATAACTTCGATCTCCGACTCAGGCATCACAATGAAAAACGAGGACTCAATCTCCCTTTCAAAGGGTGATGTCGTAGACCTGATGGGCAATGTCAAATTCAGGGTTGCAGATGCTTCAGTCCTGCGCTTTTATCCCTTTGTCGAAACCGAAACCGAGGCAGGAGATCAACTGGATATTGAAATACCCGATGCGCTTGTAGTCGGTAAGCCGACCGAAATTTTGGTAACTGCGAGAAATGTTTTAGTCGTCGGTGCTGAAGTTTCTGTTGGAAACAAAAGCATAGGTACTACTGGAGACAGCGGAAATCTCACCTTCACTCCCAGCAATGAAGGCAGCTTCACTGTAACTGCGAGCCGGGAAGGTTATGTTTCCGGAACCAAGAAGGTGGATGTCCTCGCACAAGGTGTCCTGAAACTCTTAGTTTCAGTTTCTCCAGAAACCGTCCGGGAAGGAGACCAGATTGACATAAAGGTCACGGACTCTGAGGAAAACAAGCCTGTTTCCGGGGCGGATGTCTTTTTCGGTGGACAGATAATTGACGCACAGACAGACGAAAAAGGTATCACATCCTACATGGTTACTGCTCCGGGAACGTATGTAGTAAATGCTACAAAGACCGGTTATGAAGACGGAGAAACCCAGGTCGAGGTGGCGGAGAAAGCCGCAACACAGTTCACCTTCTCAGACCTCACGATACAGCCTGCTTCAGTTGAGGCCGGAACCGCGGTAAATATCAGGGTGAACGCTATGAACAATGGAGACGTCACAGGAGAATCCACAGTGGAATTGCTGGTTAATAACGAATCAGTTGATTCTGAGAATGTAACCCTTAATCCGGGTGAGAACAAATCAATCGAATTCTCACACACTGAGGACACGCCAGGGACATATACTGTTGAAGTAGGAGGTCTGAGCGAAAGTTATGAGGTGACAAAGAAAGCTCCTTTCTTCAGTGGGATGGCTACACTTGGTATACTCTCCATAGCATTTGTTATTCTGCGGAAGAGAAGAAACTAA
- the cca gene encoding CCA tRNA nucleotidyltransferase: METYTGIPEELKFAVLERIQPTEPEREKLFAIQEELASQVKIAAEKLGIPGVLVKMVGSAARGTWLSGTHDIDVFISFPEETSRKDLETLGMAIAREVARYAEHAEDRHAEHPYLNITYKGFDVDLVPCFRVASASQIKSAVDRTPFHNDFVKPRIKGHEDEVLLLKQFMRGGGVYGSELKTQGFSGYLTELLVIRYGSFKNTIYAACSWKPGEKIDIMQHGEIEHEEPLVVIDPTDPRRNVAAALSLDKFCTFIDHCREFLKNPELSFFFPAPILPLEDSEILEKLESRKSTQLAVVFKTPDVVEDVLFPQLYKMEQAVAALLKEYDFTVIKTGVWSGNTETAVMMELISGTLPNVKKHIGPPVWVKVHAEKFKEKYQAADGVFGGYIENGKYIFEILRKYPTARGLLEDRLMSCSLGKQVHQSVNEGFEIIENAGICRLKEYDFRIYLRKWI, encoded by the coding sequence ATGGAAACGTATACAGGTATTCCCGAAGAATTAAAATTTGCAGTCCTTGAAAGAATACAACCCACTGAACCTGAAAGAGAAAAACTTTTTGCGATCCAGGAAGAACTCGCCTCACAGGTTAAAATCGCAGCAGAAAAACTTGGCATCCCAGGCGTGCTTGTAAAAATGGTGGGATCTGCTGCCAGAGGTACCTGGCTTTCAGGAACTCACGATATTGATGTTTTTATCAGCTTTCCTGAAGAAACCTCCAGAAAAGACCTGGAAACCCTGGGTATGGCAATTGCAAGAGAGGTGGCAAGATATGCCGAGCATGCCGAAGACCGCCACGCTGAGCATCCCTATCTGAATATTACATACAAAGGCTTTGACGTAGATCTTGTTCCCTGCTTCAGGGTTGCTTCGGCTTCCCAGATCAAATCTGCGGTTGACAGAACGCCTTTTCATAACGATTTTGTCAAACCACGCATAAAAGGGCATGAAGACGAAGTCCTGCTTTTGAAGCAGTTTATGCGCGGAGGCGGAGTCTATGGTTCAGAACTCAAGACCCAGGGCTTTTCAGGCTACCTGACCGAACTCCTTGTAATTCGCTACGGCTCCTTCAAAAACACTATCTACGCAGCCTGTTCCTGGAAGCCAGGTGAGAAAATAGATATAATGCAGCATGGGGAAATCGAGCACGAAGAACCTCTTGTAGTGATCGACCCAACTGATCCCAGGCGAAACGTGGCAGCAGCCCTTTCTCTTGACAAATTCTGCACGTTCATAGACCACTGTCGGGAATTCCTAAAAAACCCGGAGCTCAGTTTCTTTTTCCCAGCCCCCATCCTGCCCCTTGAGGACAGCGAAATCCTGGAAAAGCTTGAAAGTAGGAAGAGTACTCAGCTTGCAGTCGTTTTCAAAACCCCGGACGTGGTAGAGGATGTCCTCTTTCCGCAGCTTTATAAAATGGAGCAGGCAGTAGCTGCCCTTCTGAAAGAATATGATTTTACAGTGATAAAAACCGGCGTCTGGTCAGGAAATACCGAAACCGCAGTTATGATGGAACTCATTTCAGGTACCCTGCCCAACGTGAAAAAACACATCGGTCCCCCGGTCTGGGTCAAAGTACACGCAGAGAAGTTCAAGGAAAAATATCAGGCAGCAGACGGCGTTTTTGGAGGTTATATCGAAAACGGAAAATACATCTTTGAAATCCTGCGCAAGTACCCGACGGCAAGAGGGCTTCTCGAAGACCGGCTCATGAGCTGTTCTCTTGGAAAACAGGTACATCAGAGCGTGAATGAGGGTTTTGAGATTATAGAGAATGCCGGGATTTGCAGATTAAAAGAGTATGACTTTAGGATTTATTTGAGGAAATGGATATAA
- a CDS encoding winged helix-turn-helix transcriptional regulator, producing the protein MEFELETRRRIYEQIKKSPGIHFRELERRLQMVVGNLQYHLQYMEKKNLIRALNDGDYVRYFVKDRSLNETERKIMSFLRRSGCRHILLQLLNNPEMNNKEISQAVGLSPSTVSWNLNKLVEAGIIKREKTGRISKFTVIDPSAIAELLICYKESFLDTLVDGFIEMWEFKNSK; encoded by the coding sequence ATGGAATTCGAACTAGAGACTAGAAGAAGAATTTACGAACAAATTAAAAAATCTCCTGGTATTCACTTCCGGGAACTTGAGCGGAGGCTGCAGATGGTAGTTGGCAACCTGCAGTACCACCTTCAATATATGGAAAAGAAAAATCTGATAAGGGCTTTGAATGATGGAGATTATGTACGTTATTTCGTAAAAGACAGGAGCTTAAACGAAACCGAGAGAAAAATAATGTCTTTCTTAAGAAGATCTGGTTGCAGGCATATCCTTCTTCAGCTCCTCAATAATCCGGAAATGAATAACAAAGAAATCTCTCAAGCTGTTGGTCTCTCTCCTTCAACCGTTTCCTGGAACCTGAACAAACTTGTAGAAGCCGGAATAATTAAAAGGGAAAAAACCGGCAGGATAAGTAAATTCACAGTCATTGATCCTTCCGCGATTGCAGAACTCCTTATATGCTACAAAGAAAGCTTTCTCGATACTCTGGTTGACGGTTTTATAGAAATGTGGGAATTCAAGAACTCTAAATAA